GACACCGTGCTGCTGCTGCACATCGGCGGGCTGTTCGGTGGAGCCTCACCCACCCTGGTGTCGCTGCCCAGGGACTCCTATGTCTCGATACCGGGGTACGGCCAGGACAAATTGAATGCCGCCTACGCGCTGGGCGGGGCACCGCTTCTGGTGCAGACCGTCGAACAGGCCACCGGTATCAGGCTCGATCACTACGCCGAGGTCGGTTTCGGGGGATTCGCCCAGCTGGTGGATGCGGTCGGCGGGGTGACGATGTGCCCCGCCGAGCCGATCACCGACCCGCTCGCCGGTATCGACCTGCCCGCCGGGTGCCAGGAACTCGACGGCCGCAACGCGCTGGGATTCGTCCGGTCCCGCGCCACCCCGCGCGCGGATCTGGACCGGATGATCAACCAGCGCGCGTTCATGTCCGCCCTGCTGAAACGCGCGACCAGTCCCTCCGTGCTGCTCAATCCACTGCGCTGGTACCCGATGGTCGACGCGGCGGCCGACGCCGTCAGCGTCGACAAGGACGGTCACATCTGGGATCTGGCGCGGCTCGGCTGGGCCCTACAGGACGACCCCACCACGACGACGGTGCCGATCGCGGAGTACACGACCAGCGATGTCGGGTCCATCGTCGTCTGGGACAGTGCGGCGGCCGAGCGGCTTTTCGCGGCGCTGGCCGCCGACGCCGCGGTGCCTGCCGACGTGCTGAACACCGACCAACCCTGACCGTTCCAGCAAACTTTTTCGCCACCCTGTAACCGCCATCACAGCGCTTAGGAGTGGCTAACCTGAATAAGGTTCACCTTGGGTGACACGCCCTCTGACCTGGGCTATCTTGGTGATCATGACCGACGCAACCACACTCGAAACCAAGTTCAACAGCCTCCTGCGTGAGCAAATCCGCAGTGAATTCACCGCGTCGCAGCAGTACATCGCCATCGCCGTCTACTTCGACGGATCCGACCTGCCGAGGCTCGCTGCGCACTTCTACGGACAGGCCGTCGAGGAACGCAATCACGCCATGATGCTGGTGCAGTACCTCCTCGACCGTGATGTCGACGTCGAGATCCCCGGCGTGGACTCCGTCCTCAACAGCTTCGAGACTCCGGCCCAGGCCCTGCGCCTGGCATTGGAGCAGGAACGCTCCGTCACCGAACAGGTGTCCCGGCTGGCCAGCGTCGCCCGCGACGAGGGCGACTACCTGGGTGAGCAGTTCATGCAGTGGTTCCTCAAGGAGCAGGTCGAAGAGGTCGCCACGATGACCACTCTGGTGCGGATTGCCGAGCGAGCCGGCTCGAACCTGTTCCATCTGGAGGATTTCGTGGCCCGCGAGCTGAGCACCGCCGCTGCCGACCCGAGCGCACCGAAGGCCGCGGGCGGCAATCTCTGACGGTTACCTCCCGTCCGGTGAGTCAGTCTCGGCCGGCGCCGGTCAGTCCGTTCTCCAACCAGTCCTTGGTGCGGCCGGGGTGATTGGTGGCCACCCACGCCACCTCCAGATCCCGGCAGTACCGGACATCTTCGTAATGGTCGACGGTCCAGCAATACAGTGCACGTCCCTGCGCCGCGGCGCGGTCCACCAACTCGGGATGCTCCCGCAAGGTCGCAATCGACGGCCCCACCGCCGTCGCCCCGACCGTGGTGGCCGCGCTGCCGCCGAGGAAACGCGAGGTCTCGCCGAGCAACACCGTCGGGAGCATCGGCGCCGCCCGGCGAATCCGCCAGACCGCGGCCGCCGAAAACGACATCACCACTGCCCGTGCGAGGTCCGCCGAGGCCGGCGCGGCGACGCCGTACCGATGCAGCAGCGCGAGCACCTTGCTCTCGACGAGCGCTCCGTAGCGCACCGGATGCTTGGTCTCGACGAAGATCTTGACCGGCCGCTTGCTGTCGAGCACCAGCGTCAGCAGCGTGTCCAGGGTCAGCAGGCCGGTATCCCCGCCACCGTCGCGGCCACCGGTGTGCCAGGAACCGAAGTCCAGCTCGCGCAGCTGGGCGAGCGTCATCTCCGACACCAGGCCGGTGCCGTCGGAGGTGCGGTCCACCCGGCGGTCATGCACACAGACAAGGTGCCCGTCGCGGGTGAGCCGGACATCGCATTCGACACCGTCGGCGCCCTGCTGCAATGCCAGCTCGTAGGCGGCAAGGGTGTGCTCGGGGCGCTCCGCGGATGCGCCGCGATGGGCGACGACGAACGGGTGTCCGGTCTGCATGCCTTCGGCTGCCTCACCCGCGGTCATATCGCTATGCTGCCGGGTTCCGGTCTTCAGCCTCAACCGCAGCGACAGATTCCATCGGCTCGG
The sequence above is drawn from the Mycolicibacterium neoaurum VKM Ac-1815D genome and encodes:
- a CDS encoding ferritin, coding for MTDATTLETKFNSLLREQIRSEFTASQQYIAIAVYFDGSDLPRLAAHFYGQAVEERNHAMMLVQYLLDRDVDVEIPGVDSVLNSFETPAQALRLALEQERSVTEQVSRLASVARDEGDYLGEQFMQWFLKEQVEEVATMTTLVRIAERAGSNLFHLEDFVARELSTAAADPSAPKAAGGNL
- a CDS encoding glycerophosphodiester phosphodiesterase; translation: MTAGEAAEGMQTGHPFVVAHRGASAERPEHTLAAYELALQQGADGVECDVRLTRDGHLVCVHDRRVDRTSDGTGLVSEMTLAQLRELDFGSWHTGGRDGGGDTGLLTLDTLLTLVLDSKRPVKIFVETKHPVRYGALVESKVLALLHRYGVAAPASADLARAVVMSFSAAAVWRIRRAAPMLPTVLLGETSRFLGGSAATTVGATAVGPSIATLREHPELVDRAAAQGRALYCWTVDHYEDVRYCRDLEVAWVATNHPGRTKDWLENGLTGAGRD
- a CDS encoding LCP family protein, with product MNSDRSPREPAPEIRRRSGHRPPPTWPPNPATPPPRMPPPPTPRAAPPPTPRTAPPPTPRAAPPPTPRAAPPQRRTVPPPPVRRQPAPRPAAPPPPVTQTRRPRRARRWGAILAAILIVLASAAVGGTLWLDSALQRIAALPDYPDRPPAGRGTTWLLVGSDSRQELSVDEQNTLATGGDVGNGRTDTVLLLHIGGLFGGASPTLVSLPRDSYVSIPGYGQDKLNAAYALGGAPLLVQTVEQATGIRLDHYAEVGFGGFAQLVDAVGGVTMCPAEPITDPLAGIDLPAGCQELDGRNALGFVRSRATPRADLDRMINQRAFMSALLKRATSPSVLLNPLRWYPMVDAAADAVSVDKDGHIWDLARLGWALQDDPTTTTVPIAEYTTSDVGSIVVWDSAAAERLFAALAADAAVPADVLNTDQP